ACTATAATATAAAATTGGATTTAAAATATAAAAAGAAGCTACTGCAAATTAATGATTAAAAATCATTAGTTTGGGTAGCTTCTTTTTCATAATGCTCATTTATTTTTGGTATTTTTATTTTTCTACTTTATTGTTTTTAATTTTTTATGAAAACAAATAAGTACTATTTTAGAGATATGAGTATAATGTTACTTTTTTATTTTAAAATAATGAATCTACTATTGGAAATATAGCAGCACCTATAAGGCTTGAATTTTCATCAAAAGAAGAAAAGATTATAGTTTCTTTTCCACGATAGAAAATATGTTCGTTATATATTTCTTCTAGCAGTTTTTCTTTAATATATTTCTGTTGATGACATATTTTACCTGAAATTATAAGTTTTTCTGGGTTAGAAAAGAATAATAGATTTTTTATACCAATGGCAAGATATTTTATATATTCATCTAATATTTTTTTCCCTTCTTTAGTTTCTAAATATTCATTTTGGAAAATATTTTCATATTTCTTTATTTTTTTAAATACTTTATGAAATTCTTCAACTAAGGCTGGATTTGAAACATATGCTCCCCAACAACCTCTAGAGCCACAGTTGCAAATTCTTCCTTCAGGATTTACTATCATATGGTGCATTCTTCCAGCTTTAAAATGAAAATTATTTTGATTTTTTTCTCTAGTAAAAGAGCTTATTCCTACATAATCATTAATAGTAAGAGCTGTAAAATTTGATAAAAGTGAATTTTCGCTTAAAAAAGCTTCAGCAATTGCAGAAAGATTTGATTCATTTTCTACAAGAACAGGAATATTAAATTTTTTTTTGATTTTTCCAATTATAGAAATATCAGTTTTATTTTTAGAATTAAATTCTATAAATTTCCCTTCTTCATTTACTATACCCGGAACTGATATTCCTATTCCAATAATACTTTTAAAAATAGATTTAGATAATCTGCTTAAAAAGAATTCTAATTCTTCCATTAGCGAATCTGTAATGGAAGGCCCACCTTTTTGAAGTGTTTTAGAATGTTTTTTTATGACAATACCTTTAGCATTTGTAAGTATCATTTTAATTTTTTCTTCTGAAATCTGTACCCCTACAGAATGGCAGAAAAAATCATTAAAGGAGTATTCTCTAGCTTTTCTTCCTACTCCATTACCTACTTTGTCTTGCTCAATTATGATGTTTTTTTCCAGAAAAAAGTTATTATCCTTTTTACTGTAGGAAAACTCATATCCATTTTTTCAGCAACTTCATTGATAACAAAATTGTGATTAGAGTTGAAAACATATTCAAAGATTTTGTTTTCATTGTTTTCTTTAATGTTTTTTTGATACATAACGACTCCCCCTTTATGTTCCCCCG
Above is a window of Fusobacterium varium DNA encoding:
- the nanK_1 gene encoding N-acetylmannosamine kinase encodes the protein MILTNAKGIVIKKHSKTLQKGGPSITDSLMEELEFFLSRLSKSIFKSIIGIGISVPGIVNEEGKFIEFNSKNKTDISIIGKIKKKFNIPVLVENESNLSAIAEAFLSENSLLSNFTALTINDYVGISSFTREKNQNNFHFKAGRMHHMIVNPEGRICNCGSRGCWGAYVSNPALVEEFHKVFKKIKKYENIFQNEYLETKEGKKILDEYIKYLAIGIKNLLFFSNPEKLIISGKICHQQKYIKEKLLEEIYNEHIFYRGKETIIFSSFDENSSLIGAAIFPIVDSLF